From a single Nicotiana tabacum cultivar K326 chromosome 8, ASM71507v2, whole genome shotgun sequence genomic region:
- the LOC107775504 gene encoding secreted RxLR effector protein 161-like, which yields MSMMGELNFFMGFQEKQSPKGTSICQQKYIRKLLKRFDMEALKVIDTPVSIATRLDMDETGSPVNQTMYRGIIGSLLYFTASRPDIVFSVGLCARFQSNSKESHLKATKKILRYLKGTQDLVLYYPSGDNFNLIGYADADYAGYLVDRKSTSRMTHFLGSCLISWGTRKQNSVALSTTEVEYAAAASYCA from the coding sequence atgagcatgatgggggaattaAACTTCTTCATGGGTTTTCAAGAAAAACAGTCCCCAAAGGGTACTTCCATTTGTCAGCAAAAATATATCAGGAAACTCTTaaagaggtttgacatggaagcattAAAAGTGATAGACACTCCCGTTTCAATtgccactcgactggacatggatgaaactggATCTCCTGTGAATCAAACAATGTATAGAGGCATCATTGGGTCTCTCCTCTATTTCACTGCCAGTCGACCTGATATTGTCTTTAGCGTGGGGCTGTGTGCGAGGTTTCAATCAAAttccaaggaatctcacttgaaggcTACCAAAAAAatactgagatatctcaaaggcacGCAGGACCTGGTGCTATATTATCCATCAGGTGACAATTTTAATCTGATTGGGTATGCTGACGCagactatgcaggttatcttgtggacagaAAAAGCACTTCTAGGATGACTCACTTCTTAGGATCATGTCTTATCTCTTGGGGGACAAGGAAACAAaattcagtggctctttcaacaaCTGAAGTTGAATATGCAGCTGCAGCATCCTACTGTGCTTAG